Proteins co-encoded in one Acidobacteriota bacterium genomic window:
- a CDS encoding GAF domain-containing protein: DHIYHSISRFLYSENCFVALYDAKTSTLDMEFFVDKYELVPPPGKLGNGLTGYAFRIGEPMLLTDSAIESLIEDGEIEMIGRRPAVWLGVPLRTPKGVIGVLAVQHYDDSTVYGQRDLELLASIGDQIAVAIDRKRAENEMFDAKSFLNRVIDNVPNLIYVKDKLGRYVLTNYAFAALHGKDVKDVIGKTDQELIGPNEDAARYDLSDHFVISNKQEYINQEEKVLDAQGNIHWLQSVKRPLMGTAGVEYILGIATDLTERKNLEAQLRQAQKLESIGQLAAGIAHEINTPAQYVGDNVRFLRDSFNDYSSVLKLATEILSADRPGGLSTDEVDKFTNAVETADIGYLNDEVPKAFDQALDGVERISKIVQSMKDFAHPGSNDFHATDLNKAIESTITVASNEWKYVANIVTDYDRDLPLVPCLTSEFNQVILNMIVNASHAIADVMKTDPGGKGTIAIKTKNKGDHVEVQISDTGCGMPEEIRKKIFDPFFTTKEVGKGTGQGLAISHTVIVEKHKGTIDVTSLPGHGTTFVISLPLSINDSAAVRIQSDMAVDSLTTYTSRV, encoded by the coding sequence TCGACCATATCTATCATTCGATCAGTCGCTTTCTGTATTCAGAAAACTGCTTCGTAGCTCTATACGACGCCAAAACGTCGACGCTTGATATGGAGTTCTTCGTCGATAAATATGAACTTGTCCCGCCGCCCGGGAAACTGGGAAATGGCCTGACGGGCTATGCATTTCGCATCGGCGAACCGATGCTGCTAACTGATTCTGCGATCGAATCGTTGATCGAAGACGGTGAGATCGAAATGATCGGCCGGCGTCCGGCTGTTTGGCTTGGAGTGCCATTACGAACGCCTAAAGGGGTTATTGGTGTCCTGGCAGTTCAACATTATGACGACAGTACTGTTTACGGCCAGCGAGATCTCGAATTGCTTGCGTCGATCGGTGATCAGATCGCCGTTGCGATCGATCGAAAAAGGGCAGAGAACGAAATGTTCGATGCGAAAAGCTTCCTCAATCGCGTTATCGATAACGTCCCCAATCTGATCTATGTAAAAGATAAGCTTGGACGCTACGTGCTCACAAACTATGCATTTGCTGCCCTGCACGGAAAGGACGTCAAGGACGTTATCGGCAAAACTGACCAGGAACTGATCGGCCCGAACGAGGATGCCGCCCGATACGATCTCTCCGACCATTTTGTCATCAGCAACAAACAGGAATACATAAATCAGGAGGAGAAAGTCCTCGATGCGCAAGGCAACATCCATTGGCTTCAGTCAGTTAAGCGGCCATTGATGGGTACGGCCGGCGTCGAGTATATTCTCGGGATCGCAACAGATCTTACAGAACGAAAAAATCTCGAGGCCCAGCTTCGCCAGGCCCAGAAACTGGAATCGATCGGCCAGCTCGCCGCCGGCATCGCCCACGAGATAAATACTCCGGCTCAGTACGTCGGCGATAATGTTCGCTTTCTACGCGACAGCTTTAATGACTATAGCTCCGTTCTGAAGCTTGCGACTGAAATCCTAAGCGCTGACCGGCCTGGTGGTTTGAGCACCGACGAAGTCGATAAATTTACGAATGCGGTAGAAACGGCAGATATAGGCTATCTGAATGACGAGGTGCCAAAGGCATTCGACCAGGCACTCGACGGCGTTGAGCGAATTAGCAAGATCGTGCAATCGATGAAGGATTTTGCACATCCCGGTTCGAACGATTTCCATGCAACCGATCTTAATAAGGCGATCGAAAGTACAATTACAGTTGCAAGCAACGAATGGAAATACGTCGCTAACATTGTCACCGACTACGACCGGGACCTGCCCTTGGTACCGTGCCTGACCAGCGAATTCAATCAGGTCATCCTCAACATGATCGTCAATGCCTCTCATGCTATAGCCGACGTGATGAAGACCGATCCAGGCGGTAAAGGAACGATCGCGATCAAAACAAAGAACAAGGGCGATCACGTTGAGGTCCAAATCAGCGACACCGGCTGCGGCATGCCCGAGGAGATACGCAAGAAGATCTTTGACCCTTTCTTTACGACAAAGGAAGTCGGAAAAGGCACAGGTCAGGGACTCGCGATCTCACATACCGTTATCGTCGAAAAACACAAGGGTACGATCGACGTGACCAGCCTGCCGGGGCACGGTACGACCTTCGTCATCAGCCTTCCCCTGTCGATCAATGATTCTGCCGCCGTCCGAATCCAGTCGGATATGGCTGTCGATTCCCTGACGACATATACCTCGCGAGTTTAA
- a CDS encoding PAS domain S-box protein, which produces MLSFSQTPLARYSCAVIIVCIALLATIQIEQLAIQTPFALFFGAVTAAAWLFGRGPAIVAEILSAAGAQFLLMPQLSELQPDASRTLQLVTFLLFGSALAFATSSVRKYIAKAQQSETRFGSLFDHSPFPVFILDVKTNKFITVNKAATTVYGYSHEEFLDLSLKDLTLDDEEFDPGKTEGVGMVRRDIAIAVSKHRRKDGSVFYVELSTQDIEDKNGTARLIHSVDVTERIRTSDALRTSEARLSRVFGSCPVSMAVNRWSDRTFIEVNSEFTELTGWDLDSIKGKTVVDCGLLPEEAENELCRHLSEHNTIIDREVEITTRTGKRRNVIVGAVFVEINDEQRVISSMVDVTELRRAEERHRASEDRLKLVTEKAQVGLVMINSSRRFAFVNSAYAEIFELPTANITGRKVSEVHSTLYDKQIGPSLDRAFAGQSFRYELRCPTLRGTRYYDVRYEPTEVNGEIVSVVAVVTDVTERTRAELAREASEERYRTLFEYSPDGIAIADQDSFYIDANETLCRMLGYTREEFIGLHATNIFIPREVPHLGETLFGLNTDLEYYQEWEYRRKDGSTFPGEVIATVMPDGNTLTVIRDITERKQLEDQLVQAQKMEAIGVLAGGVAHDFNNILTAISGYSDLTLQNMPADDPLRDYILEINHAGTRAAALTTQLLSFSRRRVLTPVVHNLNAAVTDTERMLRRIVKEDIQFRIDLDPQLGNIKVDPSQITQVIVNLVVNAGDAMPNGGTLTITTRNRYLDGDFSHENVVVTSGPFVELTVRDTGIGMDDQTRRRLFEPFFTTKETGKGTGLGLSTVYGIVKQSGGDISVESEPGKGSTFRVYLPHATESSATRTPISSSPGVSSASGTILLVEDEIAVRNLIQSVLTKHGYKVIAVTNGDEALEICRTFADRIHLLLTDMIMPGMNGSELQFAASQIRPDMRTIIMSGYSGHQFDEGIDLGSETAFIEKPFGPDELIEKIRASVGAEDITSIAPYSASAGSRV; this is translated from the coding sequence ATGTTGAGTTTTTCCCAAACCCCTTTGGCGCGGTATAGCTGTGCCGTCATTATTGTTTGCATTGCTCTGCTGGCTACCATCCAGATAGAGCAGTTGGCAATACAGACCCCGTTTGCTCTTTTTTTTGGTGCAGTTACGGCAGCGGCGTGGCTTTTCGGACGCGGTCCCGCTATCGTCGCCGAGATATTGTCCGCAGCTGGAGCTCAATTCCTGCTAATGCCCCAACTTTCCGAGCTTCAACCGGACGCTTCCAGGACGCTGCAGTTGGTGACCTTCTTACTTTTTGGTTCGGCTTTGGCTTTTGCAACAAGTTCAGTTCGGAAATATATTGCTAAAGCTCAGCAAAGCGAGACCCGCTTCGGTTCGCTGTTCGACCACAGCCCGTTCCCTGTCTTTATACTCGACGTCAAAACGAACAAGTTTATTACCGTAAACAAAGCAGCGACTACGGTATACGGCTATTCGCATGAAGAATTCTTAGACCTGTCTCTAAAGGATCTTACGCTTGACGATGAGGAATTCGATCCTGGAAAGACTGAAGGCGTAGGCATGGTTCGCCGTGACATTGCAATAGCTGTGTCAAAGCACCGGCGCAAAGATGGCAGCGTATTCTATGTAGAATTATCGACGCAGGATATTGAGGATAAGAATGGAACGGCTCGATTGATCCATTCGGTCGATGTTACAGAGCGGATAAGAACTTCTGACGCTCTTAGAACGAGCGAGGCCAGGCTTTCAAGGGTGTTCGGCAGTTGCCCTGTATCGATGGCGGTCAACCGGTGGAGCGACAGAACTTTTATTGAGGTAAACAGTGAATTCACCGAGCTAACGGGTTGGGATCTGGATAGTATTAAAGGAAAGACCGTCGTGGATTGTGGACTTCTTCCGGAAGAAGCTGAAAATGAACTTTGTCGGCACCTTAGCGAGCATAATACGATCATCGACCGTGAGGTGGAAATAACGACCCGTACCGGTAAACGAAGAAATGTGATCGTTGGAGCTGTTTTTGTTGAGATAAATGACGAGCAGCGGGTTATCTCGTCAATGGTTGACGTCACTGAGCTTCGCAGAGCAGAAGAAAGACACAGGGCCAGCGAAGATCGCTTGAAGTTGGTTACGGAGAAGGCTCAAGTTGGGCTTGTAATGATCAACAGCAGCCGGCGTTTCGCTTTTGTGAATTCGGCTTATGCAGAAATATTCGAACTTCCAACGGCCAACATCACCGGCCGCAAGGTATCCGAGGTTCACTCCACGCTCTATGACAAGCAGATCGGGCCGAGTCTCGACCGTGCGTTTGCTGGTCAAAGCTTTCGTTATGAACTAAGGTGTCCGACCCTTCGAGGCACTCGTTACTACGATGTTAGATATGAACCGACCGAAGTGAACGGCGAGATCGTTTCGGTTGTTGCTGTCGTGACTGATGTTACGGAGCGCACCAGGGCGGAACTGGCAAGAGAGGCTAGCGAAGAAAGGTATCGAACCCTTTTCGAGTACTCTCCTGACGGTATTGCCATCGCCGATCAAGATAGTTTTTACATCGACGCCAATGAAACACTCTGTCGAATGCTGGGCTACACGCGTGAGGAATTTATTGGCCTTCACGCGACCAACATCTTTATCCCGAGGGAAGTACCGCATCTAGGCGAGACACTTTTCGGCCTTAACACCGACCTCGAGTACTACCAGGAGTGGGAGTACCGGCGAAAGGACGGCTCAACCTTCCCCGGCGAGGTAATTGCAACGGTAATGCCCGACGGGAATACGCTGACAGTGATCCGCGACATTACCGAAAGGAAGCAGCTTGAAGATCAGCTCGTACAGGCCCAGAAAATGGAAGCGATCGGCGTACTTGCAGGTGGCGTGGCCCACGATTTTAACAATATTCTCACTGCGATCTCGGGGTACAGTGATCTGACGCTTCAGAACATGCCGGCCGATGATCCACTGCGTGATTATATTCTGGAGATCAATCATGCCGGCACTCGGGCGGCGGCCTTAACAACCCAGCTGCTCTCTTTTAGTCGCCGCCGTGTCTTGACGCCGGTCGTCCATAATTTAAATGCCGCCGTTACGGATACGGAGCGCATGCTGCGGCGCATCGTTAAGGAAGATATCCAGTTTCGGATCGATCTCGACCCGCAGCTTGGTAATATCAAGGTTGACCCGAGCCAGATCACCCAAGTGATCGTGAATTTGGTAGTAAACGCAGGCGATGCTATGCCTAATGGCGGTACCTTAACGATCACGACTCGAAACCGCTATCTGGACGGAGATTTTTCGCACGAAAATGTCGTTGTCACATCCGGCCCGTTCGTGGAACTGACAGTCCGAGACACCGGGATCGGAATGGACGACCAAACCCGCCGACGGCTTTTTGAGCCATTCTTTACGACCAAGGAAACCGGTAAGGGTACCGGCCTTGGGCTGTCGACCGTTTACGGGATAGTCAAACAATCAGGCGGAGATATTTCAGTTGAAAGCGAGCCGGGAAAGGGTTCGACTTTCAGGGTCTATCTTCCACACGCTACCGAAAGCTCCGCGACCAGAACGCCGATAAGCAGTTCTCCCGGAGTCTCTTCGGCTTCCGGCACTATCCTGCTCGTTGAGGATGAGATCGCGGTGCGGAACCTAATTCAAAGCGTTCTGACGAAACACGGGTATAAAGTCATTGCGGTAACCAACGGTGACGAGGCACTCGAGATCTGCCGCACGTTCGCGGACCGGATCCACTTACTTTTGACCGATATGATCATGCCGGGCATGAACGGCTCGGAATTGCAGTTCGCCGCGTCCCAGATCCGCCCGGATATGAGAACGATAATAATGTCCGGGTACAGCGGACACCAGTTTGATGAAGGAATTGACCTTGGATCGGAAACTGCCTTCATAGAAAAGCCTTTTGGCCCCGATGAACTGATCGAAAAGATCCGGGCATCGGTCGGTGCAGAAGATATCACCTCAATCGCCCCATACTCTGCCTCCGCAGGCTCCAGGGTATAA
- a CDS encoding cation-transporting P-type ATPase, protein MGTGPDANISSAEKLVASPSVDRSAEIVLENPHGEHGDRVAAALFVDIQKGLTTEEVRFRSKRDGPNTLSMEKGDAWWTLLLRQFSSIVVWLLLAAAIVSLITDDIAEAVAILVVLLVNAAIGFAIEWRAGRALDALRKTTAATARVRRNGSEKIVDAAELVIGDIISLAAGDRVPADARLIEAINLQTDESALTGESVPVTKTAEPVSIASVLTERRSMAYLATMVVAGRAVAIVTATGSATEVGRVGNLLAKTRSEATPLERRLASLGRMLVYGVLAIAAIVMLAGFLRGDDPALMLRVSISLAVAAVPEALPAMTTLILALGVLRMARQRAIVRKLSAVEALGSTTVICTDKTGTLTENRMTVREYRLSDGQSFELENHGPVSVVLDRLLRTSVLCNDAAFDSGPAKHDTIGDPTETALLVAADLLERNAAAERLRYEKVRECPFDAVSKRMTAVLRDKNTDKYIAVLKGAPSVVLGMCSDFITDDGSLEPLDDEMRASFLSINEDMASSGLRVLAFADRSLETAQEEIERGYTFLGFSGMTDPPRQGVESAIRTAQEAGIRIVMLTGDQVMTAGAIARELNLSPDGDIYSIHASEITAMDDTALAQAAARAHVFARVSPEDKLRIVEALQKAGEIVAVTGDGINDAPALKRSDIGIAMGLRGTEVAKEAADVVLTDDNFATIVKAIEGGRTIYANIIKFVHLMFSHNLGEVLVIFAALVSGLPLPLLPLQILWLNIITDVFPALALAVEPASGETMGQHPRSSGGALFSPQFLFLICWQGLMLSAITLAAYVWALDAYGDGAHARTVALLALVGVELGHSFNCRSRTRSAFNGFFTNPYIFGAAMIMVILQTAAFTISPLSRLLDLVTPNFNDLAVTLLCVLTPVVIVELTKVFARYGVDRRSQAQA, encoded by the coding sequence ATGGGAACCGGACCGGATGCGAATATTTCATCGGCGGAGAAGCTGGTCGCATCGCCTTCGGTGGATCGTTCGGCTGAGATAGTGCTTGAGAATCCCCACGGCGAACATGGAGATCGTGTTGCCGCAGCTCTTTTCGTAGATATTCAGAAAGGCCTGACGACAGAAGAGGTAAGGTTCCGATCAAAGCGAGACGGGCCCAATACCCTTTCGATGGAGAAGGGCGACGCGTGGTGGACACTTCTCTTACGTCAGTTTTCCAGTATTGTCGTTTGGCTGCTTCTGGCGGCGGCAATTGTCTCCTTGATAACAGATGATATCGCTGAGGCTGTGGCAATACTTGTTGTCCTGCTCGTTAATGCTGCCATCGGGTTTGCGATCGAATGGCGGGCCGGCCGCGCGCTTGATGCACTTCGCAAAACGACGGCGGCTACTGCCCGGGTTCGACGCAACGGCAGCGAGAAGATCGTCGACGCGGCGGAACTTGTTATCGGCGACATAATTAGCCTGGCGGCTGGCGACCGCGTACCGGCAGATGCACGTCTGATCGAAGCGATAAATCTTCAAACCGACGAATCCGCCCTGACCGGGGAGAGCGTTCCGGTAACAAAAACGGCAGAACCCGTATCAATTGCGTCAGTCCTTACTGAACGCAGGTCGATGGCCTATCTGGCGACGATGGTAGTAGCGGGCCGCGCGGTTGCGATCGTCACAGCCACCGGTTCGGCAACCGAAGTAGGCCGCGTCGGCAATCTGCTGGCGAAAACACGATCCGAAGCGACACCGCTTGAGCGTAGGCTAGCGTCATTGGGAAGGATGCTCGTGTATGGCGTTTTGGCGATCGCGGCGATCGTGATGTTGGCCGGATTCCTCCGCGGCGACGATCCAGCCCTGATGTTAAGGGTTTCAATAAGCCTTGCTGTAGCCGCGGTTCCGGAAGCGCTTCCGGCAATGACGACCTTGATCCTCGCTCTCGGTGTTTTGCGCATGGCCCGACAACGGGCCATCGTCCGCAAACTCTCAGCCGTTGAAGCTCTCGGCAGTACGACGGTCATTTGTACTGACAAAACCGGCACCTTGACCGAAAATCGAATGACCGTCCGCGAATACCGGTTGTCGGATGGTCAGTCTTTCGAACTCGAGAACCACGGCCCCGTCAGTGTGGTATTAGATCGCCTTCTACGGACAAGCGTGCTGTGCAATGACGCCGCTTTTGATTCGGGACCCGCAAAACACGATACGATCGGCGATCCAACCGAGACAGCTCTGCTTGTCGCTGCCGACCTGCTGGAAAGAAACGCTGCCGCCGAACGCCTTAGGTACGAAAAAGTGCGCGAATGTCCGTTTGACGCAGTGTCAAAACGGATGACCGCAGTTCTGCGTGACAAGAACACAGACAAATACATCGCCGTTCTTAAAGGCGCGCCGAGCGTCGTACTCGGGATGTGCTCAGATTTTATAACTGACGACGGATCGTTGGAACCGCTCGACGACGAAATGCGTGCCAGCTTTCTTTCGATAAATGAGGACATGGCATCGAGCGGCCTTCGTGTCCTTGCATTTGCCGACCGCTCGCTTGAGACAGCACAGGAGGAGATCGAACGAGGTTACACCTTCCTTGGTTTTTCCGGCATGACCGACCCGCCGCGGCAAGGGGTCGAATCAGCGATACGAACCGCCCAGGAAGCCGGTATTCGCATCGTGATGCTGACAGGAGACCAGGTTATGACCGCAGGCGCAATAGCACGCGAGCTGAACTTGAGCCCGGACGGGGATATTTATTCTATTCATGCCAGCGAGATCACGGCGATGGATGACACGGCTCTGGCCCAGGCTGCTGCCCGGGCTCACGTTTTTGCCCGGGTTTCGCCTGAGGACAAACTTCGGATCGTCGAAGCTCTGCAAAAGGCCGGAGAGATCGTCGCGGTCACTGGCGATGGTATCAACGACGCGCCTGCATTAAAGAGGTCAGATATCGGTATTGCAATGGGCTTGCGCGGAACCGAGGTGGCGAAAGAGGCGGCCGATGTGGTTCTGACAGACGACAATTTCGCGACGATCGTCAAGGCAATTGAGGGCGGCCGAACAATCTACGCCAACATCATAAAGTTCGTCCACTTGATGTTCTCGCACAATCTTGGCGAGGTGCTCGTCATTTTTGCAGCCCTCGTTTCGGGGCTGCCGCTGCCGCTATTGCCGCTTCAGATACTATGGCTCAATATCATAACGGACGTTTTTCCGGCATTGGCCCTGGCGGTCGAACCCGCGTCGGGAGAAACCATGGGGCAGCATCCGCGGTCTTCCGGCGGAGCTTTATTCTCGCCGCAGTTCTTGTTCCTCATTTGCTGGCAGGGGCTTATGCTATCGGCCATAACTCTCGCCGCCTATGTGTGGGCACTTGATGCATACGGCGATGGAGCGCATGCCCGGACGGTGGCACTACTGGCGCTTGTTGGAGTTGAGCTTGGCCATTCGTTCAATTGCAGGTCGCGGACGCGCTCCGCTTTTAATGGTTTCTTTACGAATCCTTATATCTTTGGAGCAGCGATGATCATGGTCATCCTGCAAACGGCTGCCTTTACCATCAGCCCGCTTTCACGGCTGCTCGACCTCGTAACTCCTAATTTCAATGATCTAGCGGTTACGCTCTTGTGTGTGTTGACCCCAGTCGTGATCGTTGAACTGACCAAAGTGTTCGCTCGTTACGGAGTTGATCGTCGGTCGCAGGCTCAGGCCTAG
- a CDS encoding NAD(P)-binding protein — MKSETSQPKTDLTKKPDLKEHGTGTGPSRSQRPVYTDFFPPCNNACPAGENIQAWLSHAQAGRYFEAWKCLTDDNPMAAIHGRVCYHPCESSCNRGSVDTSVSIHSVERFLGDMAISEGWAFPAPKRNSGNRVLIIGSGPSGLSAAYHLARLGHDVTIYEAGPMAGGMMNFGIPAYRLPRNVLRAEIKRIEDLGVKIILNHKVEDVLAEKTAGNFDAVFIAIGAHIGKKTDIPARDASKILDAVTFLKDVELGNTPAIGRRVAIYGGGNTAMDAARTAKRLGAEEALIIYRRDREHMPAHDFEADEALSEGIKIHWLTTIRDFDTASMTVERMEIKDGKPVPTGTFETLEADSVILALGQATETAFLEGVEGVSFDSDGTVIVDKHMMTGHAGIFAGGDMVPSERTVTIATGHGKKAARNIDAWLSGKTYEKPASNALVPVEQLHIWYRTSAEAREQAHVEPDKAVTGFEEIVSGLSEEEARYEAQRCYSCGNCFECDGCFGACPEHAIIKLGSGMRYKFNYSLCTGCGTCFEQCPCHAIDMIAEPKAATI, encoded by the coding sequence ATGAAAAGTGAAACATCACAACCAAAAACCGATCTAACCAAGAAACCCGATCTAAAAGAACATGGTACAGGAACTGGCCCATCGCGCAGCCAGCGGCCGGTTTACACCGACTTTTTCCCACCATGCAATAATGCGTGTCCGGCGGGCGAGAATATTCAGGCATGGCTTTCCCATGCGCAGGCAGGGCGTTATTTCGAAGCCTGGAAATGCCTGACCGACGATAATCCGATGGCCGCGATCCACGGCAGGGTTTGTTATCACCCGTGCGAGAGCTCGTGCAATCGCGGCTCCGTCGACACCTCAGTCAGTATCCATTCAGTTGAGCGATTCCTAGGCGACATGGCGATCTCGGAGGGATGGGCTTTCCCAGCGCCGAAACGCAATTCGGGAAATCGTGTTTTGATCATTGGCTCGGGCCCAAGCGGCCTTTCGGCGGCATATCATCTTGCTCGCTTGGGGCATGATGTAACTATTTACGAGGCCGGCCCGATGGCGGGCGGAATGATGAACTTCGGCATTCCGGCCTACCGGCTTCCGCGTAATGTGCTGCGAGCAGAGATCAAACGGATCGAAGACCTGGGCGTCAAGATCATTCTCAACCATAAGGTTGAGGATGTTCTAGCCGAAAAAACAGCAGGGAATTTTGATGCGGTCTTTATCGCGATCGGGGCTCACATCGGTAAGAAAACGGACATTCCTGCGAGAGACGCAAGCAAAATACTTGACGCTGTCACATTTTTGAAGGATGTCGAACTCGGCAACACTCCTGCGATCGGCCGGCGTGTCGCGATATACGGCGGCGGCAACACCGCGATGGATGCAGCCAGGACTGCCAAACGACTTGGTGCCGAGGAAGCATTGATAATCTACCGCCGCGACCGCGAGCATATGCCCGCCCACGATTTCGAAGCCGACGAAGCTCTGAGCGAAGGCATCAAGATCCATTGGCTAACCACAATACGCGATTTTGACACCGCGTCAATGACCGTCGAGCGGATGGAGATCAAGGATGGAAAGCCGGTACCGACCGGCACATTCGAAACGCTTGAGGCCGACTCGGTCATTCTCGCACTCGGACAAGCAACCGAAACAGCATTTCTTGAGGGCGTCGAAGGTGTGAGCTTTGACAGCGACGGTACTGTCATCGTCGATAAGCACATGATGACCGGGCACGCCGGGATATTTGCCGGCGGCGATATGGTCCCAAGCGAACGAACCGTGACGATCGCGACCGGACACGGAAAAAAAGCGGCCCGGAATATCGACGCATGGCTAAGCGGAAAAACCTACGAAAAGCCGGCTAGTAACGCTTTGGTTCCTGTCGAGCAGCTTCACATTTGGTACCGCACGAGCGCCGAGGCACGCGAACAGGCTCACGTTGAGCCCGATAAAGCCGTGACCGGATTTGAGGAGATCGTCTCCGGATTGTCGGAGGAAGAGGCTCGTTACGAAGCACAGCGGTGCTATTCCTGCGGGAATTGTTTCGAATGCGACGGATGCTTCGGAGCTTGCCCTGAGCACGCAATTATCAAGCTCGGGTCTGGAATGCGTTACAAATTTAACTACAGCCTCTGCACCGGCTGCGGGACCTGTTTTGAGCAATGCCCGTGTCACGCGATCGACATGATAGCTGAACCAAAGGCAGCAACAATCTAA